Within the Nitrosococcus wardiae genome, the region GATTATCCGGTTCCAGGAACATGGTCAGGGGCCAGCCACCGGGGCGGCCGGTCAGCATTTGCTGGGCCAATTGATAAATCTGATCGAGATCCGGCCGTTCCTCCCGGTCAACCTTAATGTTGATGAAATGCTTATTCATCACGGCCGCGATTTCAGGACTTTCAAAAGACTCATGGGCCATGACATGGCACCAATGACAAGCAGAATAACCAATGGAAAGCACAATGGGTTTATCCTCACGGCGAGCCCGTGCTAACGCCTCTTCGCCCCAGGGATACCAGTCCACAGGGTTATCTGCGTGTTGCAGCAAATAGGGACTGGTTTCCCCCTGTAAGTGGTTCTTAGCTGATGGATTTGGCATAGGACACATTCCCACATAAATTCCGAGTCATTCTCTCCACTATAGGCTATGCATGAGGTTTCGTGAACTACCGGCCGCCCAATCAAAGCTGTCGATGGAGAATTCCGAAGCGCCATCGTGCGTTACCGCTATATTGCCTAAATGGTAAAATCCGCCTTAAGTACCTATGAATAAAATATGAGGTGTTTTAGGAGCGAGCCGGAGGTGTTCCGCAAACCCGTTTTTTCTCCCTGAAAAAAGGGTTGGATGCGCGCCCTCCCTGGCGCGCCCCCTGAGGGGCCTCCTCCGGATGTCCCGATTCGCTCCCGGCGAATCGGTGTGGGGACTTCCCTGTCCCCTGGCTCCACGCCACCGGCTCGCTCCAGGAATACTGCAAAACTTTTACTGAGATACTTAAAACCCCGTAAGTCCAGAGAGAGTTCCTAAAATCCCGTGCAGGACACCATAGAACTGAACACCACCCTTCCTCCCGAATTGGCGGGAAAACGTCTTGATCAGGCCCTGGCCTGCGTTTTCCCCGCCTATTCCCGTAGCCGCCTCCAACAATGGATCAAACAGGGGCAGGTCAAGGTGAATAATGCCCTGGCACGCCCTCGAGATACGGTTCGAGGGGGGGAATGGGTGGTACTCGTTGCTGAAACGGAGACGGCAGTGGTTTGGCAAGCCCAACCTCTGCCCCTGGAGATTGTTTACGAGGATGAAGCGATCATTGTGGTCAACAAGCCTGCTGGCCTGGTGGTGCATCCGGCGGCGGGTAATCGCGACGGCACCCTCGTCAATGCCCTATTAAATCATGCCCCGGAGCTGGCAGAAATCCCGCGGGCGGGGATCGTCCATCGCTTGGATAAAGATACCAGCGGCCTACTGGTGGTCGCCCGGACCCTTGCCGCCCATCATGGGCTGGTGCAGCAATTACATGCGCGCCAGGTCACCCGTCAATACCGCGCCATTGTGGTCGGGGTCATGACCGGAGG harbors:
- the rluD gene encoding 23S rRNA pseudouridine(1911/1915/1917) synthase RluD — protein: MQDTIELNTTLPPELAGKRLDQALACVFPAYSRSRLQQWIKQGQVKVNNALARPRDTVRGGEWVVLVAETETAVVWQAQPLPLEIVYEDEAIIVVNKPAGLVVHPAAGNRDGTLVNALLNHAPELAEIPRAGIVHRLDKDTSGLLVVARTLAAHHGLVQQLHARQVTRQYRAIVVGVMTGGGTIKAPIHRHPVDRKRMAVVPTGKPAITHYRVWARFRAHTDVACRLETGRTHQIRVHLAHSGYPLLGDPAYGKRLHIPRESGEELTTALRHFKRQALHAARLGLLHPQRKQAMSWEAPLPEDMSTLLALLEQDRQRHAH